Within the Desulfobacterales bacterium genome, the region TTCGGCATTCCCTCGGGCAGCTTAAAAGGCACCCTTTCGGCGGCATCTTGCGCTGCTTGCGTGTCCTCATCCATGTCCTCATTTGACATCTCCATTCCCATCACGGCCATCATGCTGGACACTTTTTTATAGTCTTCGGGAATGTTAAAATATTTTCCGGCGGGCGTGCCTTTAACAATGTTTTTGAGTTCCGTGGTGCTGCCGTCTTGCATTCGGGTTCGAATCGGCATGTCCAATTTGTCAGTCACCCACACCGTTTGTTTAGAAACTGTTTTCATCCCCATAAATTCAACGCTTGTCGTCACTTCCCTCTTGGTGCAGGTAAACCCGCCGACATCTTCCGTGCCCAACACCTTTTCATTGCTGTTGGCTTTCATATCCTTCATCATACCGCTCATCATTGTCTCATCAGTCAACGGCCCTTCAAAATAGAGCTTTTTTTCGGTGTTTAACGTCGCCTGCCGCTTTTCATCCGTAAGAATAATCATGGATAACTTCCGGCCTTCCTCGGCCCCGGACATGCCATCCATGCGCATTTTTCCGGGTGCGACATACATCTTTCCGGAACTGATCACCTTTCCGGTCGCATCGGAATGCACCTGGTCTGCCGTAAAGGCGGTGATCTTTCCCGCATGTGCGATTGATCCGATGGCAACAATGAGCATTGCTAAAAACAAATAACATAACGCCTTGCCATGAAATTTACGAAACATAGCCATCTCCTTTTGATGGAAGGAATTTTTATTCCACCGGTAAAAGAAATTTTCACGATATTTCCTTATTCTTCCGAGAAACTATGCAGGAAAACCGGGAGCGGGTCAATATGGAAAACCGGCAATGAATGACAGGCGCCCCATTTCCCGCCTTGATTTACACGCTGGAAAAAACACCGACGGGCAACGATATCCTCCTCGCCGCCTTTGTGCCAATAATAGTATTTAAAACAGATAGATATAAAATTCAACTATGGTATGATTCTTGTATTGGTATAGACTAAAAATGATCCAATGGGGGTTCCGCGCGAAAAGGCGCCGGGCAAGTTTCTTTTTTTCTCAAATCCGAAAGGAGGAATTTATGGATAAAAAATTAAAAATACTAATGGCAGCTGACGGCTCCGATCAATCCCTTAATGCGGTTCGGTATATAGGCGGCGCGTTTTCCGCCGGCAGGGTCGAGGTGGTCCTGTTCAGTGTTAGGGCCAGTGTCCCCGAGTCCTTTCTGGACTTAAGAAAAGAAGCCGCTTTTCGATCAACCATGCTTTCCATCAGTGCCTGGGAAAGCCAAACCAAAAGAGACTTAGACGCGTTCATGTCGAAAGCAAAGGACGTGTTAATGAAAGCCGACTTTCCAGATAAAGCCGTTAGCATTCATATTCAGCCCAAAAAGGTGGGAATCGCCAGAGATATTCTTCAAGAATCGTTAAACGGCTATGATGCCGTCGTTGTAGGCCGCACCGGTATCAGTAGAATAAAAGATTTTGTCCTCGGCAGCGTGGCCAACAAGTTGGTCGGCAAAACCCCGCATATACCTATCGTGGTGGTCGGCGGAGACCCCTCCCCCAAAAAAGTATTGGTGGGGTTTGACGGTTCGGAAGGCGCCAATAGAGCGGTTTCCGTGGTCTCCACAATGATTGATCCGGCAAACTGTTCCGTCACGCTATGCCATGTTATTCGCCGGCTGAACCTGCATTTAGCCGGCGAATTTTTCTTCACGCCGGACGATGAGCACGAATGGGTGGATCAAGCCAAAAAAGATATCCTGCCGCAGATGCAAGCCGCAGAAAACCGTTTGGTAAATGCCGGGTTTCATCCCAGTGAGGTTTTTGTTCAGATACTGGATGAGGAAGTCAGCCGGGCAAGCAAACTGGTAAAAAATGCCACAGGGGCCGGTATGGGAACGATTGTGGTCGGCCGGCGCGGCCTGAGCATGGTGGAAGAATTTGTTCTTGGGCGTGTCAGCACCAAGGTGCTCAGTATGGCGCAGAACATGGCCGTGTGGATCGCCTGAAAAACCGAAATGTTGCAAGAGATGCCATGGCAGTGATTCGGGGAGGGTAGGCCACTCACCGAATCGCGGCCATGGTTTCTATTAAGCTTTCAACGCCTTTTCTTTGGCACGGTCGGCCAGCCATTCAAGCCAGGGCTCAAATCCCGCTTCGGTTTTAGCCGAAACCTCAAACACGGGCATCCCGGGATGAACCTGGTGAATATAGGCCACTGCGGCATTTTTGTCGTAACCGTCAAGATGTGGCAGCAAGTCGA harbors:
- a CDS encoding DUF4412 domain-containing protein, producing MFRKFHGKALCYLFLAMLIVAIGSIAHAGKITAFTADQVHSDATGKVISSGKMYVAPGKMRMDGMSGAEEGRKLSMIILTDEKRQATLNTEKKLYFEGPLTDETMMSGMMKDMKANSNEKVLGTEDVGGFTCTKREVTTSVEFMGMKTVSKQTVWVTDKLDMPIRTRMQDGSTTELKNIVKGTPAGKYFNIPEDYKKVSSMMAVMGMEMSNEDMDEDTQAAQDAAERVPFKLPEGMPKEMKDFKFPAGN
- a CDS encoding universal stress protein, whose amino-acid sequence is MDKKLKILMAADGSDQSLNAVRYIGGAFSAGRVEVVLFSVRASVPESFLDLRKEAAFRSTMLSISAWESQTKRDLDAFMSKAKDVLMKADFPDKAVSIHIQPKKVGIARDILQESLNGYDAVVVGRTGISRIKDFVLGSVANKLVGKTPHIPIVVVGGDPSPKKVLVGFDGSEGANRAVSVVSTMIDPANCSVTLCHVIRRLNLHLAGEFFFTPDDEHEWVDQAKKDILPQMQAAENRLVNAGFHPSEVFVQILDEEVSRASKLVKNATGAGMGTIVVGRRGLSMVEEFVLGRVSTKVLSMAQNMAVWIA